ccaggtgctcgccCGAGGAGCTGCGCCGTGCGGGCTTTTGCTGCCGGAGGTCGAGAAAGCTGTTGCTGGGGCTGCATTTTGCCCCAGACTGCGCCCTGTAAAGAGCTGATGAGGGGCATTGGCACAAGGTTGGCCCTTTGCTGATGTAGAAGTTTGCAGAGCCCGAAAGTTTCAGGGAACCGGATGGCAgttttctgggaggagggaggctggccaggacccgccaagagacgtggagcggagtagagaagtgattccttggaatcatagaatcatttggttggaaaagaccctcaagagcatcgagtccaaccataacccacccccggcactgccccgtgtccctgagaaccgcatctccacgtctgttcaacccctccagggagggCAACTCCGCTGCTGCCCTGggtagccctttctgggaagaaattgttcccaggatCCAACCTCAAcgtcccctggggcaacttgaggccgtttcctctcttcCTAAACCCGGTAGTGTCAGAGGAGCCAGAGCAGgaaccagagctttagaccccttgCAGCAAATAACCCAGTTTGGCTGCAGAGCAGCCGCAGAGACCAGAGCTGCTCCTCGGCTGGGAAACCGCTGGGTCTGGGGGTGCGATGAGCTgggggggaggaggcggcagaCGCGTGGAGGTGCCGAGGGAAGGCAGAGGCGGTAGATTCGAGTCTCTGCTGTCTTGGAGTTTGCGTCTCTTTCACAGCCTCTCTAACGCTCTGCAGGCGTTTtgtgtttgggtgttttgggtaCTGGAATTTGTCACGTAGGTGATTTTTTCAGCCCTGTCTGAGGAGCCAAAGACCGACATCAGCCTGCCGCGTGAGAAGCTGCTGCGGGCAAAGGAAATcaaggcaagaaagaagatccCGAGGGAGAACCACCAGAATGCGGAGATGGAAGGCGCAGCGTGGCTCCGGACAGGCCTGTGTCCCGCCACCCCCTCTCCGCCCCGGCCGCGCTGGGTCCCCCGGTGTCACCTCCAGCGTTTCCCTCTCCTCGCAGCGCTGATCCCCCTCGGCGAGCTCAGAGCTGAGTGGGAGAAGAGCAGCGGCCTGTTCCACAAGCAGCGCGTGGCCGAGCACTGCGCGGTGTTTCGTGACTTGTTCCGAGGGGCCGCGTTGCCCCCCGGCTCACCTTGAGGGTGGAGCACAGCCAGGAAGACGAGCACGCCGTGCCggtctgctatgggaacatggtgACTCcgtcagaggagtgtggggggagCGGGGCACAGCCTTGGCCCCACGGGAAGCCTCTGTGGTTTTCTCAGACGCTCCTGATGGGCATTGTCTGCCCCGGGGGATTTTGTTTAGAAGGGTGTTTCCTCTGTGATGATCCAGACTTGTTTCTTGGACGTGATAAAGACAGAGCTTTGCAACAGGATGGCTGTCTGTCAGCAGGCTGGTGTTTCTTAAGGCTCCGGGGCCTCTCAGGTGGAGCTGGATGACTTGGTGTTGTGGCCGTGCCTGGTCTGTGCTGGGTCCTGGCCGTGCCCGTGCCCGGTTCGTGTTCGTTGCCGTGGAAATCATGACCTGGTCTTAATGGAATCTGTGGTTTCAGTGATTGAcgttctgtttgtgttcctcattcaggcttccagttcccccgcggtgtcatccgcggcagataaaggctccctgcggactgtgctgctcacaaatccaggtgagtagcaggttctttacaaagaacgtgtttaaacgggatcttttccctctgctgttggttcgctcctgtttcttttggctgcacaggcagagacgATGCCGTAGCATCCGAGTAGGGATGTGTTACATATGCAGGAAAGATTGTAGCCTCCCCAAAGCTCTGGCGGTTGAGAGTTGAGGCAGGACCGGTGTCGCAGTGTAGTGGAagcaattcacagtatcacagtatcacagtatcacagtatgtttgggattggaagggacctcaaaagctcatccagtccaatccccctgctggagcaggaacgcctaggtgaggtcgcacaggaaggtgtccaggcgggctttgaatgtctccagggaaggagactccacaacctccctgggcagcctgggccagtgctctgttaccctcactgagaagaagttctttctcaaatttaagtggaacctcttgtgttccagcttgatcccattgccccttgtcctatcattgtttgccactgagaagagcctgactccaccctcgtggcactcaccctttatatatttataaacattaataaggtcacccctcagtctcctcttctccaaactacagagccccagctccctcagcctttcttcataagggaggtgctccactcccttaatcatctttgttgccctacgctggaccctctccagcagttccctgtccttcttgaactgaggggcccagaactggacaaaatattccagatggggtctcaccagggcggagtagaggggaaggaggacctctctcgatctactgaccaccccccttgtaatacacccaaggatgccattggccttcctggccacaagggcccagtgctggctcatggtcatcctgttgtccaccaggacccccaggtccctttcccctacactgctctctaataggtcattccccaacctatactggaacctggggttgttcctgcccagatgcaggactctacactttcccttgctaaatttcatcaggttatcccccacccaactctccagcctgtccaggtctctggatggcagcacagcctctggcgtgtcagccactcctcccaccttagtgtcatcaacaaacttgctgatagtacactcagttccctcgtctaaatcgttaatgaatatattgaataatattggccccagtactgacccctgaggcactccgctagatactggcctccaactggactccgcaccattgaccaccactctctggcttctctctttaagccagtttgcaacccacctcactactctattgtctagaccacacctcctcaatttagctgtgaggatgctgtgagggactgtgtcaaaggctttgctgaagtcaaggtagaccacatccaccgctctgccatcatccatccaccttgtcacattctcataaaaggctatgaggttggtcaagcatgacttccccttggtaaagccatgctgactgcccctaatgaccctcttatccctgatgtgccttgagatgacaccaaggataattccctgactcccgccttctgtttccccccagactcctctccctcggcagtctgcctggcaggtgcattagctgccactgctcgctctgggaaaccgaggcacggtgaagcagctgactgagaagtccctttaatcttggaatttcatctgttgagttctttgctcctcatttgaagctccgtcctataagaatgagttactcttgtgctaggaaaggattgctgggtggtcttgagctgctggggttctcactttggggttgatgctgggcggttcacgctctcttggccaggctgttcttgcgtgttctgatgacaaggtcgttactgctggaggagagcaagttccttggagtctgcagggttgttcagggctgctctgagtttgtgtgtcgcctgaagccacaatcccagccctgcaagcactgtgctgtcctgttgctttaaaccaggctgttaagaaagtggggtttttttcctgcctggagcagaaatgtgcagagggctggggaagctgggagaagttttggtgtgccttggttttccacctctgtttcacagactctggggtgctgtggggaagtagctgcctgccagagtgctgcaagaaaagagaatcgcctcagctcttgtgcttgtgtcttgtttccagccacaggctcaaggtgtgaaccttgagcacgtttgagttgtacagaaagcacgaggatgccgtgaccccggcagggctggcgtctcaacagtgccagcgggacagctgcgttacctgggtctcccatcagctcctcagtgagaaatggcccgtgcggggggctgggggagccgtgacgcagccctgggctgaggcacagggccggtgcacgagctgtgcccgtgggctcctgcttggtcccggcacttgtctgggagctgttacagcacagactgggcgcttccggagccatcct
The window above is part of the Patagioenas fasciata isolate bPatFas1 chromosome 18, bPatFas1.hap1, whole genome shotgun sequence genome. Proteins encoded here:
- the LOC139829346 gene encoding large ribosomal subunit protein mL38-like isoform X2, with the protein product MAVPLASAALSGVRSGRAFGTAALSEEPKTDISLPREKLLRAKEIKARKKIPRENHQNAEMEGAAWLRTGLCPATPSPPRPRWVPRCHLQRFPLLAALIPLGELRAEWEKSSGLFHKQRVAEHCAVFRDLFRGAALPPGSP